A window from Bufo bufo chromosome 1, aBufBuf1.1, whole genome shotgun sequence encodes these proteins:
- the LOC120989752 gene encoding olfactory receptor 11L1-like — protein MVLTNNITSIFLLGFPYLHHFTFLFFSLLVIIYYGTITGNLIIIALYLVSKSLQSPMYFFITQLSICDLLVTTDIVPVLLHTVLYGGSTMTLISCIIQFSVFATTESSECLLLSLMSYDRYLAICNPLRYHFIMNHTFCVTLVNISWLIGFMVTLIDVISLRNLHFCRPHIIDHFYCDIEPLMQISCSHVSIIHKIILGFLVVIVPFIIIVVSYVYIVITILKIPSNTGRQKAFSTCSSHLIVVSLFYGTLMIVYMFPTTGQSLTLSKVLSLSYTVLTPLLNPIIYTLRNKDFKEAFHKLRTVVLFK, from the coding sequence ATGGTCTTGACAAATAATATCACCTCCATTTTTCTTCTGGGATTTCCATATCTTCATCACTTCACATTTTTGTTCTTCTCACTATTGGTTATTATATACTATGGGACCATTACAGGTAACCTTATTATTATAGCCTTGTATTTGGTGAGTAAATCCCTTCAGTCTCCCATGTACTTCTTCATTACACAGCTATCAATATGTGACCTCCTGGTGACTACAGATATTGTCCCCGTCCTTCTTCACActgtactgtatggaggcagtacTATGACTCTCATCAGCTGCATCATCCAATTTTCTGTCTTTGCTACCACTGAGTCCTCGGAGTGTCTTCTTCTGTCACTGATGTCTTATGACCGTTATCTTGCCATCTGTAACCCCCTCCGTTATCACTTCATTATGAATCATACATTTTGTGTGACACTGGTAAATATTTCTTGGTTGATTGGTTTCATGGTGACATTGATTGATGTAATTTCGTTGCGTAATCTTCATTTCTGTAGACCacatattattgaccatttctacTGTGACATTGAACCACTAATGCAGATCTCCTGCTCTCACGTATCCATAATCCATAAAATAATATTGGGATTTTTAGTTGTAATTGTGCCTTTCATAATAATTGTGGTGTCCTATGTGTACATTGTCATCACCATTCTGAAGATCCCATCCAATACAGGAAGAcagaaagccttctccacctgtagCTCCCACCTCATTGTGGTTTCCTTATTTTATGGAACATTAATGATTGTTTATATGTTTCCTACAACGGGACAATCATTGACCCTGAGTAAGGTCTTGTCTCTAAGTTATACTGTGCTGACCCCTCTGCTTAATCCTATTATATACACGCTGAGGAACAAAGACTTTAAAGAAGCTTTCCACAAACTTAGAACAGTTGTCCTCTTTAAATAA